From Cyanobacteria bacterium GSL.Bin1:
CGAATAGATATTTAAAAGGCATTGGCGGAAGAAACTGCCGATTGATCTTCCTTCAATTGCTGCAACCTTAATCGTGCTGGTGATGGATTTTGACGTTGTTGTTCTCTCATTTCTTCACCGTTCTCAATCCACTGAAAGATTAACGTGATTACAAAAAGCAATCTCAAGCGCAAGTAGGGAGGGAAAAGGGAAAGCGCGATCATAGCAAGTAAAGATGATAGTAGCCAGAGGCGCGATCGCGAAGCACGAGAAGATTTGGAATGAGGGGAAGGCGCAATCAAGAATAACCTCAAAAGACTAAGCGATCTGTTGCCAATTGCTTAATCCTTGTACAATAACAAAGAATTAATTTTCAGTATATACTAGAAATGAAGTTTGAATGGGATGAGAACAAAGCGAAATCTAATGTTGTTAAGCATGGTATTACCTTCTTAGAGGCAGTAACGATTTTTGCTGATCCTTACCTGTTATTTACAGAAGACTCTCAGCACTCTCAACAAGAAGAAAGAGAATGGGCAATTGGAGAAACAGAGAAAGGTTCACTAATCGTTGCTGTATTTACAATTCGTGACGAAAAAATTAGGATTATAAGTGCGAGGAAAGCAACTAAAAGCGAGCGAAACCAATATGAACAAGGAATCTGAATTTCCCTTTGAAAGGGCAAGACGCGTTACCTCACAAGAACATGAACAATTTAAGGAAGCAATTTCATCTCAATTTGGAATTAACTTAAAAAATAGAGGACGACCCCCTAAAAATCAAGAGGAAAAATATGAGCCAATTTCAATTAGAATCCATCCCAAAGTGCTGGCTTGGGTAAAAGAAGAAGCAAACAAGAGAGGGATTGGCTATCAAACTATTATCAATGAAATTTTGTTACAGCAAATTTGTGAAGAGGTTTAAGGCTTATCCTTTTTGGGAGGCGCGATGTAGCTCTCGCTACTTGCCTATAGCAATTGGTTTTTGGAGATGAGGGAAGGCGCGATTTATTCCTTTGTTTAGTTTAACTTGATTGAACGAGTTATTTTTGGAGGACTCGATTTACGCTTGGCGTTACTGCCAGAGGCAATCGAGTTTTCAGATTAGGGGCGGGATAATCAACAATCAGGTTGCAAATTGTCGAACCTCTAATTGGGTTCCCTGCGCGATCGCTTTGTAGATGAAGAGAGGGAAAGCGCGATCGTAGCAAGTAAAGATGATGGTAGTCAGAGGCGCGATCGCTGTTTTGGGGATGGGAGAGAGAGCGTGATCGCTGTTTGGGGATGGAAGGGAAGCGCGATCGGGTGTTGGAGGGCGCGATCGGGTTAAAGAACTGAACTAGGAACAGGGATGTAGCCAATTAGCAGCTAGAAAAGGATGAACAATATTTATTTCATGGTCGGGAGCTTTATAAACTGCCCATTTTTGTTCCTGTATAATTTCAACATCAGTGTCGAGAAAATCTTTAATGTTAGCAGTAACTAAAAAATCACACTGACTTGCTATTGCTGTCTCCAAAACTTGAGCATCTTCAATGTCGCCTAAACGCAAGACACCACCGCCTAAAATGAGCCGAGGGTTAGGGTAAGCATACTGCTCAATTAAACCAACATAATGATTCGTAAGCTCTGCTGATAAATTGAAATCACGCTTCAACACTAAACGTAATCGTTTCAGCATCGGAAAAGAAATAATAAGGCGGAGCGAGAAGTTGAACCCTTCCCAAACGCAGTTTCCTTCTCTAACTAGCTTAACTAGCTTCTGGCTAGCTGTATTTTGTTTTCCTTTTTTGTCAGCGAGGAGAGCAGCACACCAGATATTAAGGTCTAAACAAATTCGTAAAACGTACTCAGACAAATCAATTTATGTTGAAGATTTATTGGGTAATTTCTACGGCTCTATCTAAAATATCTTTTTCATCATCAAGGGGTTCAAGATGTTGAATATCCATCTCTTTAACGAGAGAATTATGAGTTTTTTCATAATCTTTGTCTAGTTTAGGTTTAGCATAAGACAAAGCAGTCAGATACTCAGTATCTTCTTTTCTTATCGTTTTGCGTTTTTGCTTTAGTAACTGTAGTTTTTTTGCCAGTGCGTTAGTGGACATCATAAGTTCTTATCAACTTACTTGGTCAGTATTTATTTTATCTTAACCTCTGAGTTCGCTCTTGTGAAAATCGTAGCAAGTAAAGATGATAGTAATCAGAGGCGCGATCGGAGTAGATTATGGGAATGAAGAGCGTGATTATTTTGGCTCATTGGAAACTTGTTCCATTTCTTCCCAAACTTCCATTAAAGACTTATTATCCAGCCATTGGCGACGTTCTTTTGTATAATCCCCTTGACCAGAACGAAAATGTTGAAGGAAACGTATCGTATCAGTTGCACCTAGAGACCCGATTAAAGCACTATAACCTTCTCGAAGGATTTCTTCTTTAGTTTTGATCATTATTTTGCTCCCTTTGAATAACTTGACTTAACCATTGTGCAGGGTTATCAACTGCAACCTGAATTTTTTGAGTATATCTTCTTGCTTTCTTAATTAATCGATCATCCGTACTTAAAAATACATCAGCTTTACTGCTTTCTGCACTAGCCAAATGAAACGCATCATAGGCTCTAAATCCCATTTCTTGAAATTGGAAAGCTCTCTGATAAAGTTGATTATTATGAGTTACTTGGATCGTAGCAATTTCCAAGATTTTTTGAAGTGCCTGTAACTTCTCTAAATCACGAATCTGATTCAACTCAGCCTTGAGAGCTGTACTATTAATGAGCTGCCATTGTCCCAGTTCACATTCTTGCAAAATTATCATTACTGCTTCTGCTTCTAGATAAATTCGCGTTTGTCTTAAATCATCAAAAGGGCGGTTAAAACAGCAGGCATCTAAGTAAATTTTATAATTAGGAGATGGCATCTTTAAAAGAAGGAGTCATCTGGTCTCAATCGCTTCTAAGCCTCTTCAATATCAATATTCATTAATAATTTTACTGCAATTGGGTTGGTAAGAGGTAAAGGCGCGATGCGCCGCCGGCACCGACTTGCGCGATCGCAATTATTAAGATAGATGAGCTTAGTAGGAAGCGCAATCTCAACAATCAGGCTGCAAATTGTCGAACTTCTAACTGTGTTCCCTGCGCGATGTCGCGAGAGCGACTTGCCTTCGGGAATCGGTTTGTAGATGAAGAGAGAGGAAAGCGCGATCGTAGCAAGTAAAGATGATAGTAGTCAGAGGCGCGATCGCGAAGCACGAGAAGTAGCCTAATCGGGATGAGGGAAAGGAAAGCGCGATCAAGTAAACTGGGAATCAGAATAATGAGCCACTGATCGATCAAAATGTCAAAA
This genomic window contains:
- a CDS encoding AT hook motif protein, producing the protein MNKESEFPFERARRVTSQEHEQFKEAISSQFGINLKNRGRPPKNQEEKYEPISIRIHPKVLAWVKEEANKRGIGYQTIINEILLQQICEEV
- a CDS encoding PIN domain-containing protein, with the protein product MSEYVLRICLDLNIWCAALLADKKGKQNTASQKLVKLVREGNCVWEGFNFSLRLIISFPMLKRLRLVLKRDFNLSAELTNHYVGLIEQYAYPNPRLILGGGVLRLGDIEDAQVLETAIASQCDFLVTANIKDFLDTDVEIIQEQKWAVYKAPDHEINIVHPFLAANWLHPCS
- a CDS encoding PIN domain-containing protein translates to MPSPNYKIYLDACCFNRPFDDLRQTRIYLEAEAVMIILQECELGQWQLINSTALKAELNQIRDLEKLQALQKILEIATIQVTHNNQLYQRAFQFQEMGFRAYDAFHLASAESSKADVFLSTDDRLIKKARRYTQKIQVAVDNPAQWLSQVIQREQNNDQN